In the Kribbella sp. NBC_00482 genome, one interval contains:
- a CDS encoding NAD-dependent dehydratase, which produces MKLLVLGGTKNLGRHVVEAALADGHEVTLFNRGQTNPELFPSVRRIVGDRAAPEALNDGEWDGVIDMSGFLVRDVSLSASILRDRCGHYTYMSSIAVYASKTTPGMTESAPLLPWPAGAPEDHFTMDLYGPSKVRNESLLTATFGDRTAAVRSGFVVGPYNPDFGNWGWALAHDLPMECAARPDQPIQYVDARDLAAFLLHLTVHRIPGPFNAVGPTRTMAELADAWRTAVPNPHPINWSPPEDRFHLPHNGTNDGTFQLDNTQALRAGLQLRPDEDTARDYTTWLKAGNIPPPPPH; this is translated from the coding sequence ATGAAGCTGCTCGTGCTCGGCGGCACCAAGAACCTCGGTCGGCACGTCGTGGAGGCCGCTTTGGCGGACGGTCACGAGGTGACGCTGTTCAACCGCGGGCAGACGAATCCTGAGCTCTTCCCGTCCGTACGCCGGATCGTCGGCGACCGCGCCGCTCCGGAGGCGCTGAATGACGGCGAATGGGACGGCGTGATCGACATGTCCGGCTTCCTGGTCCGGGACGTCTCGCTCAGCGCGTCCATACTCCGGGACCGCTGCGGTCACTACACGTACATGTCCTCGATCGCCGTGTACGCAAGCAAGACCACGCCCGGTATGACGGAATCCGCGCCGCTGCTGCCGTGGCCGGCCGGCGCCCCCGAGGACCACTTCACGATGGACCTCTACGGCCCGTCGAAGGTCCGCAACGAATCGTTGCTCACCGCCACCTTCGGCGACCGCACCGCCGCCGTACGCTCCGGCTTCGTCGTCGGCCCCTACAACCCCGACTTCGGCAACTGGGGCTGGGCCCTGGCCCACGACCTCCCGATGGAATGCGCCGCCCGCCCCGACCAGCCCATCCAATACGTCGACGCCCGCGACCTGGCCGCCTTCCTCCTCCACCTCACCGTCCACCGCATCCCCGGCCCTTTCAACGCAGTAGGCCCCACGCGGACGATGGCGGAGTTGGCCGACGCCTGGCGCACCGCCGTACCCAACCCCCACCCCATCAACTGGTCTCCACCCGAAGACCGCTTCCACCTCCCCCACAACGGCACCAACGACGGCACCTTCCAACTAGACAACACCCAAGCCCTACGCGCCGGCCTCCAACTCCGCCCCGACGAGGACACAGCCCGCGACTACACCACCTGGCTAAAAGCCGGCAACATCCCACCACCCCCACCCCACTGA
- a CDS encoding DUF3800 domain-containing protein, producing the protein MYFERPLVRAYVDETGDRGLSPRSSRYFGMVAVVVADEDDAVLRRAIAQCRRRLSVPVGKPLHWTEHVKRFPRRQFVASQLAAVQGVVLNMVLVEKAAVVQDISDQVSFYNFVAGRVLEQVLDTADDWQGGRRDVVISFGHVRGFRHDETLAWFEKLRARDSVHAPWDLLRGRPAFLGPGQLDGLQAADQYCGMLRAALETDEYGGFEQHHLMAVRHQIRRPDGFEGIVLPSTMAAYPWWPVGGL; encoded by the coding sequence ATGTACTTCGAACGACCGCTCGTGCGTGCCTACGTCGACGAGACCGGCGACCGCGGACTGTCGCCGCGCTCGTCGCGGTACTTCGGCATGGTCGCGGTGGTCGTCGCCGACGAGGACGACGCGGTCCTGCGCCGGGCGATCGCGCAGTGCCGTCGACGGCTGTCGGTGCCTGTCGGCAAGCCGCTGCATTGGACCGAACACGTGAAGAGATTTCCGCGCAGACAGTTCGTTGCGTCTCAGCTCGCGGCCGTGCAGGGCGTCGTGCTCAACATGGTTCTCGTCGAGAAAGCCGCCGTCGTCCAGGACATCTCCGATCAGGTGTCCTTCTACAACTTCGTCGCTGGGCGTGTACTGGAGCAGGTCCTCGACACCGCGGACGATTGGCAGGGCGGCAGACGAGATGTCGTCATCAGCTTCGGGCATGTGCGTGGTTTCCGGCACGACGAGACGCTCGCCTGGTTCGAGAAGTTGCGGGCCCGGGACTCGGTCCACGCGCCCTGGGACCTGCTTCGAGGTAGGCCGGCGTTCCTGGGGCCGGGACAGCTCGACGGGTTGCAGGCAGCGGACCAGTACTGCGGCATGCTGCGTGCTGCCTTGGAGACGGACGAGTACGGCGGCTTCGAGCAGCACCACCTGATGGCTGTGCGACACCAGATCCGGCGGCCGGACGGGTTCGAGGGGATCGTGCTTCCGAGCACGATGGCGGCCTACCCGTGGTGGCCGGTGGGTGGGCTGTGA
- a CDS encoding phosphotransferase family protein yields MLPAWLDVVSDPVLEATKAPAVAELHGELLRQWGSSEVWRLSFGLNSVIVKRGTDGQADEAAAYERFVVPLELPAPSLIHRDRSDGVGILVLEDVGRVTLEQEPTAEGFVAAAELLATIRKHPVGGPSEFPPERVKELADRIGRIGFDLGPLTEALAGLHRDAPTAVVHGDYVPKNLVTDGTRWTAIDWPGAYTAPHLSDLYTLVRDAVALGHDRAPIVAHYLEAAGGNPALVERQILVGGGCFYLVALSFIVEEGLRTIPESASWIDGLLSELEDVVGALA; encoded by the coding sequence ATGCTTCCGGCCTGGCTCGATGTCGTGTCCGATCCGGTTCTGGAAGCCACCAAGGCGCCTGCTGTCGCGGAGCTGCACGGAGAGTTGCTTCGGCAGTGGGGATCTTCCGAGGTGTGGCGGTTGTCCTTCGGGCTGAACAGCGTGATCGTCAAACGGGGCACCGACGGGCAGGCCGACGAGGCAGCGGCGTACGAGCGGTTCGTCGTACCGCTGGAGCTGCCGGCGCCCTCATTGATTCACCGGGATCGGTCCGACGGCGTCGGCATCCTGGTCTTGGAGGATGTCGGGCGGGTGACGCTGGAGCAGGAGCCGACCGCCGAAGGGTTCGTGGCGGCCGCGGAGCTGCTCGCGACGATCCGGAAGCACCCGGTTGGCGGGCCGAGCGAGTTCCCGCCGGAGCGGGTCAAGGAGCTGGCGGACCGGATCGGGCGGATCGGGTTCGATCTCGGTCCGCTCACCGAGGCGCTGGCCGGACTGCACCGGGACGCGCCGACGGCCGTCGTGCACGGCGATTACGTACCGAAGAACCTGGTCACCGACGGAACGCGATGGACGGCGATCGACTGGCCCGGGGCGTACACGGCGCCGCATCTGAGTGATCTCTACACCCTGGTCCGCGATGCCGTTGCCCTCGGCCACGACCGCGCGCCGATCGTTGCGCACTACCTCGAGGCGGCCGGCGGGAATCCGGCGCTGGTCGAGCGTCAGATCCTCGTCGGTGGTGGCTGTTTCTACCTGGTGGCGCTTTCTTTTATCGTCGAGGAAGGGCTGCGGACGATCCCGGAGTCCGCGAGCTGGATCGACGGGCTGCTGAGCGAACTCGAGGACGTCGTCGGAGCGCTCGCATGA